The DNA window CGCTCGAGCCGGCGAGCGGGCTCGCCGCGGCGGCGGCGCTCGCGGCCATGGCGCAGTTCTGGCTCTCGGCCCGGCTGGGCACGGCCGACATGCTGCTGGTGCTCTTCACCACCGCCGCGCTCGCCGCGTTCGAGAGACTCGCGGTGACTCGCGAGCTGCGCTGGCTGCCGGTGCTCGCGGCGCTCTTCACCGCGGCGTTCCTCACCAAGGCGACCGCCGCGCTGGTCGACGTGGCGGTGCCGGCGCTGGCCTGGCTCGCGGCCGAGCGCCGGCTCGGTGCGCTGCTCCGGCCCCGCGCGCTCGCCTGGGCCGGTGTGGCCGCATGCGCGTCGCTCGCCTGGTACGCGGCGGCTCTGCTCAGCGTGCCCGAAGCCGCGCCGCACCTGCGCGAGTTCTTCTTCGTTCCGCTGGGCGCGGGCCACAGTGACCTGGCGAGCGACCACTACCACCCGGTCTGGTGGTACCTGCCGCGCTTTCTCGGCGCGGCGCTTCCCGCCGTGCTACTCCTGCCGCTCGTGCTCCGGGACGGCGTGCAATCGAAGCTCTGGCGCGGGGTTCCCACGCTGCGCTTCGCGGCGACGAGCTTCGTCTCACTGTTCGCAGTGTGGTCGCTGATCCCGCAGAAGGGGCGTCACTACCTGTTGCCCATGCTGCCGTTCTTTGCGCTGCTCGCGGGCTCCTCGCTCGCGCGCCTCGCGAGGCGCGCGTGACTCTGCGCCGCAGCCTGCTCGTGCTCGCGCTGTTCGGCGCGATCGCCGCCGGTCTGTTCGTGGGCTCGGCGCGGGGCAAGCTCTGGCGCTCGTCGGAGGAGCGCTGTCTGGGCGTGGTCCAGGAGATGGTGCGGAGCGGCGACTGGCTGGTGCCGCGGCTCGACGGCCAGCCGCGCCTGCAGAAGCCGCCGCTCTTCTATTGGGCCGGCGCGGCGGCGGTGGAGCTGACCGGCGCGCCCGCGCTCTCCGCGCTGCGCTGGCTGTCGGGAGTGATCGCGCTCGTTCTGGCCGCGGCGGTGTTCGCAGCGGGTCACTCGCTCGGCGGCTTCCCGGCCGCGCTGGCCAGCACCGGGGCGCTGGGCGCGAGCGCGCTCCTCTACGCGCAGGGCCGCGTCGGCGACGCCGAGATGCTGCTGACGCTCCTGGTCTTCGCAGCGTTGGCTGCGTTCGAGACACTCTGGCGCACGCGCGACCGCCGCCTCCTGCCCGTGCTGGCGGCGCTGGTCGGGCTGGCGTTTCTCACCAAGGCGACCGCGGGCCTCGTCGACGTGTTTGCGCCGATCGGCGCGTGGCTCGCGCTGCAACGCGCGCTCCGCCTGGCGCTCCGGCCCGCGGTGCTGGCCTGGGGGCTCCTGGCGCTGGCGATCAGTCTCTCGTGGTATGCGCTCATGCTCTGGCGCGTGCCCGACGCGCTCGGGATGTTCCGCGAGTATCTCATCGGTCCGCTCGGAGTCCATGCCGCCGGGCGCGACGCGACTCACCTGCGGCCATTCCTGTACTACTGGCCGCGCTTCCCGCTGCAGAGCGCGGCCACCGGTCTCCTGCTGCCCTGGCTGCTCTGGGAGGCGTGGCGGAGCCGCGGCTTCGCCAGAGACCCGCGGGCGCGCTTTCTCGCGCTCTCACTTGTCGCGCTGCTGGTCGCCTGGTCGTTCGTGCCGAGCAAGCAGATGCACTACCTGCTGCCGATGGTCCCGCTGCAGGCGCTGTTGGTGGCGAAGCTCGGGGTGGAGCGCTGGCAGGCCTTCCGGGCTCGAAGCGCGAGCTAGCCCCAGAGCCGGACGATCTTCTCGCAGCGCTCGATGCGGCCGGCGTCGCCGTCGATCACGCGCCGCGCCTGGCTCTCGAGCTCGAGCATCTTCACGAAGATCCAGCGCGCGGCGAGCTCCGTGCGCTCGGGGGCGTGCTCGGCCTGACGGAGCAGCTCCGAGGACACGATCACCGAGATCACCATCTCGGCGACCGCGCGCGCCGAGAGCAGCGCGTAGCCGAAGTCACTCAGCAGCGCGTGCGCCGACTGCTCGATGCGCTCGATGCCGGCCACGACCCGCTCCGCGAACGACTTCAGCACGGGCTGGGTGAGCGCGCCGAGCTCCTTGCGCAGCTCCTCGAACACGATCGCGAGCGCCCCCTTGCCGATCTCCTTCAGCGCGAAGCTGACCTGGATCTCGCTCGTGCCCTCGTAGATCGTGGTGATGATGCCGTCGAGGTGGAGCTTGCCCGCGACGCTCTCCGCCATGAAGCCGACGCCGCCGTGCACCTGGATCGCGGCGCGCGTGATCTCGTCGCAGCTCTCGGTCGCGAGGAACTTCGCGAGCGGCGTGAACAGGCGGATCTGCACCTGGTTGCGCTCGATCACGCGCTCGAGCTCGCCCCGCTCGGACGCCGAGATCGTCTTGTCGCGCTGCAGGCTCGAGCGGAGGGCGTTGGAGTGGTCGATCAGCGCCGACACGCGGTAGAGCAGCGAGCGGCTGCCCTCGAGTGACACGATCATGCGCGAGAGCAGATTCTTCATCAGCGGCTGGTCGCCGATCGGCATGCCGAACTGTTTGCGCTCGTGCGAATAGCGCACGGCCTCCTCGACCGCGGCTTCGGCGATGCCGATGCCCTGCGCCGCTACGCCCAGGCGCGCGTTGTTCATCAGGTCGAGCATGGCCTTGAAGCCGTCGCCCCGGGTGCCGATGCGCCAGGCCTCGGCGCGCTCGAAGCGCATGACCGCGGTCGGAGACCCGTGCAGTCCGAGCTTGTGCTCGAGTCTCTCGACGCTGACCCGGTTCTTCGTGCCGTCGGGCAGCGTGCGCGGGCAGATGAAGAGCGAGAGACCCTTGGTCGTGCCCTTGGACTGCTCGAAGGTCTCGGCGTCGCGTGCCAGCACGAGATGGATCTCGGCGCCGCCGTTGGTGATGAAGATCTTCTGGCCGTCGAGGAACGAGCGGCCGTTCTCCTCGTACGCGCGAGTCACGATGCCGCCCAGGTCGGAGCCGGCCTGCGGCTCGGTCAGGTCCATCGCGCCTTGCACCTCGCCGGACACGAAGCGCGGCAGGTAGCGCTCGGCGAGCTCGTCGGGCGCGTAGCGCTGGATGTCCTCGGCGACGCCCGCCTGCAGGCCCATCACCGTCATGAGCGCGGCGTCGGCGCGCGCCACCATCTGGATGAGGACGTTCGCGATCAAGGTCGGCAGCTCGAAGCCGCCGAAGCGCTCTCTCACGCCCACGCTCACCAGCCCCGCCTCGCGCAAGAGCTCGTAGCCGTGGCGCACGTGCTCGGGGTGCACGACCTCGCCGTTTGAGAGCTTCGCGGGCTCCCACCAGCCGGCGCGCGCCTCGGGCTCGATCTTGGTGCAGATCTCGGCGGCGGTCTCGAGCAGGCTGCGCAGCGCGCCGCGCTCGGCTCCGAGGTCGGCGCCGTCCCCTTTGCGGCGCGCGTAGTAGTCGTCCCAGTCGACGAGCTTGTCGAGATAGAGCAGGACGGCGTCGTGGAGATAGGCGGCCATGTGACCCTCGGAGCATGGGTAGGTGCCCATGCGATCAAGACGTTTCTGGCTATGATCGCCGGGCTCCCCGCCGGAGGTTAGCGCATGTACGTCGGACGGATCGTCGCCGTGGGTCGCACTCGCGCGGGCATGAACGCGGCTCTGTACCGCGTATCGTCGCGCTCGTTCCCGAATCGGATGGCCGTCGAGGTCGAGGGCCGGCTCGCGGTCGTGCCGCGGCCCGGGCACGAGGGCGACCTGCACAAGAACCCGTACATCGCCTACAACTGCGTGCGCGTCGCGCGCGAGCTCGCCGTCGCGACCAACGGCAGTCAGACCGATCCGATCGCCGAGAAGCTCGCGCTCGGCGTGCCCGCGCGCGACGCGCTCGCCTCGGTGCTGCTCGCGCTCGACTTCGAGAAGGATGCCCTGCAGACCCCGCGCATCGCGGGCATCGTGCCGCGCGACGGCGACGTGGGCTGGCTCGCGATCGTGCGCCACGACGCGCTCGTGGTGAAGGCCGTGCCGCTCGAGCCCGGCCGCGCGTGGTACGTGGCCACCTACGAGCACGACGACGTGCGCGAGGCGCAGCGCGTGGACTTCGACGCCCCCGACGCCGAGGCGTGCGCGCGCTTCGCGGTCGACGGCGGGCGCTTCGCGGAGCTCGAGAAGCCGGTGACCGCCGCGGCGGCGCTGGCGTCGAGCCGGGGCTTCCGGCTCGGCACCTTTCTCGTCAATCCGTCGTAGGAACGCGCCGATGAGGATGCCAGATGCGTCCTCGTGAGGTGCTCGCCGCCTATCGCAACCCGCGACAGCTGACGGTGCTGGCCATGGGCTTCGCCAGCGGTCTGCCGCTGGCGCTCACGGGCGCGAGCTTGCAGGTGTGGCTCACGCGGGCGGGTGTGTCACTAAAGGACGTCGGCCTGTTCGCGCTGGTCGGCTTCGCGTACAGCCTGAAGTTCCTGTGGTCGCCGCTGCTCGACGCGCTGGCCGTGCCATGGCTCGGCGCGCGCCTGGGGCAGCGGCGCGCCTGGCTGGTGCTCCTGGGTCTGGGGCTCATGGGCGCGATCGCGGCGCTGGGTCACACCGATCCCGCGCTCGAGCCGTGGCGCACGGCCGGGCTGGCCGCGCTCGTGGCATTCCTGTCCGCGAGTCAGGACATCGTTATCGACGCCTACCGCATCGAGCTGCTCACGAAGGAGGAGCAGTCCGCGGGCGCGGCGGCGACTCAGTGGGGCTACCGCCTCGGCATGATCGCCTCGGGCGCGTTCGCGCTCTCGCTGGCGCAGCACTACGGCTGGCCGCTGAGCTATCTCGCGATGGCGGCGCTCGCGGGCGTGGGCGTCGTGACCGCGCTCGTCTCGCCGGAGCCGGAGCACCTGCGCGGGCGGAGTGACTCGTTCCTGGCCAGCGCGGTGATCGAGCCGTTCCGCGAGTTTCTCTCGCGGCCCGGTGCCTGGCTCTTGCTCGTGTTCATGCTGGTGTACCGCATGGGCGACGCGCTCTCGGGCGGCATGGCCAGCCCGTTCTACGTGCGCCTGGGCTTCTCGAACGACGAGATCGCGAGCGTGGCCAAGGTGTTCGGCGTGATCGCCTCGATGGCGGGCATCGCGGCGGGCGGCGCGTTCGCGTTCCGGCTGGGGGTTTCGCGCGCGCTCGTGGCTGCGGGCGTGGTCCACGCGCTCGGCAACCTGGCGTTCATCGTGCAGGCCTATGCGGGTCACGACCTGCGCGCGCTCACGCTCACGATCTTCGTCGAGAACTTCACCGGCGGGCTCGTGTCTGCCGCGTTCGTCGGCTATCTCTCGACGCTCTGTCACCCGTCGTTCACTGCGACTCAGTTCGCGCTGTTCACCTCGCTCACGGCGGTTCCGCGCAACTTCCTGGCCTCGGGTGCGGGCTGGCTGGCGGAGCAGCTCGGCTGGCCGGCGTTCTTCGCGGCGGCCTTCGTGGCGGCGCTGCCGGGCATCGCGCTGGCGGTGTGGCTCGACGGGGGAATGGGCGGTCAGTCCTTCCGGCGCCAGAGCTCGAACGCGCCGAAGCTCTCCTCGAACTCGTAGGTGGCGTCGAGGTAGCTCATCACCTCGGGAATTGCCTTGCGATAGCCGATGGCGTCGACCGGATCGGCGTAGCGGTACACCGCCGCGTAGTGCGGGCGTGTGCGCTCCAGATCGGCCACCAGCTGCTGGCGCTGCTCGCGAGTCACTGCGAGGATGGCCATCGGGAAGCGCGTGGGCTGCGGGCGGTCGGCCAGGAAGTAGAGCAGCGCCTCGTTCGGGAAGGCCAGAAAGGGCTCGTCGGGGCGCACCCGCGCCTGCAGGACGTGCGTGATGGTCTCGAGGTGCAGGGCGATCTCCGCCGGCATGCTCGCGCCGCCGCCGCGCGCCACGTCGAGCACGCGATAGCCCGTGGGAGTGGCCGGCCACAGTGACTGCGCGTTGGCCAGCGCGACGCTCGTCCAGGGCGCGAGCGCCAGCGTGCCCGCGAGCGCGCCCGCGGCGCAGGCGACTCGCCACGCGGGCGTGGTCAGCCCGAGCGCCGCCTCTTCCAAGAGCCCCGCGAGCAGGATCAGCACGGGCGGCGCGGCGAAGGCGAGATGCGTGTCGTCGGGCCGCGACAGCGCGCCGCTGAACAAGAGCGCCCCGAACACGGCGAGCGCAAGCTCGCTGCGCGTGCGCGGATCGCGCGCTCCCCGCAGGAGCTTCGTGCCCGCGACGAAGCCGGCCACCACGAGCAGCGCCGGCGCGAACCACGCGCGCAGTGACTCCGCGGTGGGCTCGAGCGCGGGGAACGGCAGGGCGCCGAAGCCGAGCAGGCGCGTGCGCGGGAACACGAACAGGTTGTCGAGGGTCGCGGACAGCGCTCCGACCGCGCCGAGATAGACGCCGATCGGGAGCAGCACCGCAGCCGCGCCCACGGTCAGGCGCGCCCACACGCGCCACGGCTCACGAGCGGCGAGCAGGGCCGCGCCGGCGCCCGCCGCGCACGCGACGCCGACTTCCTGACTGAATCCGAGCGTGATGGCGAGCAGCGCGCCCGAGACCCCGGGCCGCCCGCGCGTGAGGGCCGCCAGCGCCGCCAGGCCGAGGCCGACGCGCGCCAGACACCAGCTCATGGCCGGGAGCGCGGGCGCACACAAGAGCCCCACGACCAGCGTCGCAGCGAGCGCACCGGCGCGCGTGCGCAGGAGCTCGCGCACGAGCCAGTAAGTCGCCACGAGCGCCAGGGCGTCGAGCGCGAAGACCCAGATC is part of the Myxococcota bacterium genome and encodes:
- a CDS encoding acyl-CoA dehydrogenase family protein; translated protein: MGTYPCSEGHMAAYLHDAVLLYLDKLVDWDDYYARRKGDGADLGAERGALRSLLETAAEICTKIEPEARAGWWEPAKLSNGEVVHPEHVRHGYELLREAGLVSVGVRERFGGFELPTLIANVLIQMVARADAALMTVMGLQAGVAEDIQRYAPDELAERYLPRFVSGEVQGAMDLTEPQAGSDLGGIVTRAYEENGRSFLDGQKIFITNGGAEIHLVLARDAETFEQSKGTTKGLSLFICPRTLPDGTKNRVSVERLEHKLGLHGSPTAVMRFERAEAWRIGTRGDGFKAMLDLMNNARLGVAAQGIGIAEAAVEEAVRYSHERKQFGMPIGDQPLMKNLLSRMIVSLEGSRSLLYRVSALIDHSNALRSSLQRDKTISASERGELERVIERNQVQIRLFTPLAKFLATESCDEITRAAIQVHGGVGFMAESVAGKLHLDGIITTIYEGTSEIQVSFALKEIGKGALAIVFEELRKELGALTQPVLKSFAERVVAGIERIEQSAHALLSDFGYALLSARAVAEMVISVIVSSELLRQAEHAPERTELAARWIFVKMLELESQARRVIDGDAGRIERCEKIVRLWG
- a CDS encoding glycosyltransferase family 39 protein translates to MTLRRSLLVLALFGAIAAGLFVGSARGKLWRSSEERCLGVVQEMVRSGDWLVPRLDGQPRLQKPPLFYWAGAAAVELTGAPALSALRWLSGVIALVLAAAVFAAGHSLGGFPAALASTGALGASALLYAQGRVGDAEMLLTLLVFAALAAFETLWRTRDRRLLPVLAALVGLAFLTKATAGLVDVFAPIGAWLALQRALRLALRPAVLAWGLLALAISLSWYALMLWRVPDALGMFREYLIGPLGVHAAGRDATHLRPFLYYWPRFPLQSAATGLLLPWLLWEAWRSRGFARDPRARFLALSLVALLVAWSFVPSKQMHYLLPMVPLQALLVAKLGVERWQAFRARSAS
- a CDS encoding IMP cyclohydrolase produces the protein MYVGRIVAVGRTRAGMNAALYRVSSRSFPNRMAVEVEGRLAVVPRPGHEGDLHKNPYIAYNCVRVARELAVATNGSQTDPIAEKLALGVPARDALASVLLALDFEKDALQTPRIAGIVPRDGDVGWLAIVRHDALVVKAVPLEPGRAWYVATYEHDDVREAQRVDFDAPDAEACARFAVDGGRFAELEKPVTAAAALASSRGFRLGTFLVNPS
- a CDS encoding glycosyltransferase family 39 protein — encoded protein: LEPASGLAAAAALAAMAQFWLSARLGTADMLLVLFTTAALAAFERLAVTRELRWLPVLAALFTAAFLTKATAALVDVAVPALAWLAAERRLGALLRPRALAWAGVAACASLAWYAAALLSVPEAAPHLREFFFVPLGAGHSDLASDHYHPVWWYLPRFLGAALPAVLLLPLVLRDGVQSKLWRGVPTLRFAATSFVSLFAVWSLIPQKGRHYLLPMLPFFALLAGSSLARLARRA
- a CDS encoding AmpG family muropeptide MFS transporter encodes the protein MRPREVLAAYRNPRQLTVLAMGFASGLPLALTGASLQVWLTRAGVSLKDVGLFALVGFAYSLKFLWSPLLDALAVPWLGARLGQRRAWLVLLGLGLMGAIAALGHTDPALEPWRTAGLAALVAFLSASQDIVIDAYRIELLTKEEQSAGAAATQWGYRLGMIASGAFALSLAQHYGWPLSYLAMAALAGVGVVTALVSPEPEHLRGRSDSFLASAVIEPFREFLSRPGAWLLLVFMLVYRMGDALSGGMASPFYVRLGFSNDEIASVAKVFGVIASMAGIAAGGAFAFRLGVSRALVAAGVVHALGNLAFIVQAYAGHDLRALTLTIFVENFTGGLVSAAFVGYLSTLCHPSFTATQFALFTSLTAVPRNFLASGAGWLAEQLGWPAFFAAAFVAALPGIALAVWLDGGMGGQSFRRQSSNAPKLSSNS